In one Gallus gallus isolate bGalGal1 chromosome 20, bGalGal1.mat.broiler.GRCg7b, whole genome shotgun sequence genomic region, the following are encoded:
- the C20H20orf204 gene encoding uncharacterized protein C20orf204 homolog, translating to MLLPRALSCAVLLLLLTAVLGRGWRCSIARILRQYRAVIFHEIQNLKNLSGAAERSSRAGPVCRSDKDQRILQSIYNISMSLRDAAGGALRGPEEAAVWKVVRDTEFVLRENCRRIGKSPPRPSPQPHRRRQQLKEVSRKAQRLATCWEKLNVLHVAHRDS from the exons ATG cttctcCCCAGGGCCCTCTCCTgcgccgtgctgctgctgctgctcactgccgTGCTGGGCAGGGGCTGGAGGTGCAGCATCGCCAGGATCCTGCGGCAGTACCGCGCCGTCATCTTCCACGAGATCCAGAACCTG AAAAACCTGAGCGGGGCGGCAGAGAGGAGCAGTCGGGCCGGGCCGGTGTGCCGCTCTGACAAG gACCAGAGGATCCTGCAGTCCATCTACAACATCAGCATGTCGCTGCGGGACGCGGCGGGCGGTGCTCTGCGGGGCCCCGAGGAGGCAGCGGTGTGGAAGGTGGTCCGGGACACTGAGTTTGTGCTCAGGGAGAACTGCCGGCGCATCGGCAAG AGCCCCCCGCGGCCCTCACCGCAGCCGCACcgcaggaggcagcagctgaaggaggtCTCACGGAAGGCACAGAGGCTGGCCACGTGCTGGGAGAAGCTCAACGTGCTGCACGTGGCCCACCGGGACTCATAG
- the LOC100858256 gene encoding ammonium transporter Rh type B-like: protein MALPLPASTRCLLPLSLGLFQAALLLFFALFITYDEHSAAPTNSEDVEHAAKQLHSTFPFFQDIQVMLVVGLGLLLAFLPRYGLSALTHNFLLLNVSAQWALMLQGLLHHLQHGKAVLGLHSMLSAEFAAVTVLISAGAVLGRTSPSQLLAMALCEVPIYLASEWLIITRLGVLDVGGTITIHVFACYFGLGVSKTLFGNAKPTVHPKETPTPRSDLLALLGALILWVFWPSFVAVLCQPGDAQHRAILHTLLALSASTITTVLISILLESDGKLSAGHLQNGSLAGGVAIGAVADMHITPAAALALGSLSSLLCILGFQFLTPLLAKKLALQDRCGIHNLHGLPGILGAVASVVAALLAPGDGSEAARHKQAQWQAAGLVVALGGSLFAGMLVGAALRLPCLAPPPEPLCFEDALYFKLQERAEGPPALGGSTEGVPLATKECE from the coding sequence ATGGCACTGCCACTACCTGCCAGCACCCGCTGCCTCCTGCCCCTCTCTCTGGGGCTGTTCCAGGCCGCCCTGCTGCTCTTCTTCGCCCTCTTCATCACCTATGATGAGCACTCGGCTGCACCCACAAACTCAGAGGACGTCGAGCACGCAGCCAAGCAGCTCCACAGCACCTTCCCCTTCTTCCAGGACATCCAGGTGATGCtggtggtggggctggggctgctgctggctttcctGCCCCGCTACGGGCTCAGCGCATTGACGCACAACTTCCTCCTGCTCAATGTCTCGGCGCAGTGGGCACTGATGCTGCAGGGTCTGCTGCACCACCTGCAGCATggcaaagcagtgctggggctccaCAGCATGCTCAGTGCTGAGTTTGCTGCCGTCACTGTGCTCATCTCAGCGGGAGCCGTGCTGGGCAGGACGAGTCCCAGCCAGCTGCTGGCCATGGCCCTCTGCGAGGTGCCCATCTACCTGGCCAGCGAGTGGCTCATCATCACCCGGCTGGGTGTCCTCGATGTGGGTGGCACCATCACCATCCACGTCTTTGCCTGCTACTTTGGACTCGGAGTGTCCAAAACACTGTTTGGGAACGCAAAGCCAACGGTGCACCCTAAAGAGACCCCAACGCCGCGCTCCGacctcctggccctgctgggaGCACTCATCCTCTGGGTGTTCTGGCCCAGTTTCGTGGCCGTGCTGTGCCAACCAGGGGATGCCCAGCACCGTGCCATCCTGCACACCCTCCTGGCATTGAGTGCCAGTACCATCACCACTGTGCTGATCTCCATCCTGCTGGAGAGTGACGGCAAGCTGAGCGCGGGTCACCTGCAGAACGGCAGCCTGGCGGGCGGCGTGGCCATCGGGGCAGTGGCCGATATGCATATCACTCCAGCAGCCGCCCTGGCACTGGGCAGTctctcctcactgctgtgcatCCTCGGCTTCCAGTTCCTCACCCCACTCCTGGCAAAGAAGCTGGCGCTGCAGGACCGCTGTGGGATCCACAACCTGCACGGCTTGCCCGGCATCCTTGGAGCGGTGGCCAGCGTTGTGGCTGCTTTGCTGGCCCCTGGGGATGGCAGCGAGGCAGCAAGGCACAAGCAGGCACAGTGGCAAGCAGCTGGGCTGGTGGTGGCCCTCGGTGGCTCACTGTTCGCCGGGATGCTGGTGGGTGCTGCACTGCgcctgccctgcctggccccaCCGCCCGAGCCGCTGTGCTTCGAGGATGCACTGTACTTTAAGCTCCAGGAGCGGGCAGAGGGCCCCCCAGCACTGGGTGGCAGCACCGAGGGAGTCCCCCTGGCCACGAAGGAGTGCGAGTAG